Genomic segment of uncultured Desulfobacter sp.:
CAAGCCGCTGGATGTTTTGTTCCGTCCCGGGGTGCAAGCCTCGGACTTCAATCACTACAAGCTCGGGCGCAGTCTTGATGATGCGGTCGACTACAGCTCTGAACTGCTTTTCACCGAAATCGCCTCATCTACCTGTCGGTCGGAAAGTATCCATTTACTTTTCAACCATCTGGATACTTCATCTTTTTCATTGACCGGGGAGTATCTTCCTGATTCGGATGAACATGCCATCAAAATAACTCATGGTTACTCCAAAGACCACCGTCCTGATTTGAAACAGGCTGTGCTGGAGCTGATGGTATCCCAGGATGGTGGTATTCCCATTTTGTGTAAGTGCTGGGACGGGAATGCTTCGGATAATACCGTTTTCAAAGAACGCAGCAGTGAACTCGTTCGTCAGTTCAAAGCAAGCGATACCCCTCGTTACCTGATTATGGATTCGAAAGGATATACCGAATCCAATGCTTCCAACTTGAAAGATATCCCGTTTATCACCCGCATCCCGGGAACCCTTTTCATTGTGAAGACCGTCATCGAACAGGCCCTAAAATGGGACCTGTGGGCGGAGATTAACGATGATTATCAGTACCAGACGTTGGAGTTAGGGCATTATGGAATTGATCAACGTTGGTTGATCATTCGATCCAAAGGGGCTCTGGAGCGCGCGGTCAAGAGCGTTGAAAGAACTATTTCAAAAGAGAAGGAACGTGCGGAAAAGCAACTCTTCCATCTTCAGGCCCAACGATTTGACTCGGAAGCCGAAGCAATGACGGTCCTCCAAGAACTCGGTGATAAATGGAAGTATCATCTGGTTGACACTATTGAGTTTAAACAGCACATCAAATATGCCGTCAAAGGTAGACCAACGCCGGATACCCCGATCAAATCAATTAAATTGCAAATCAATGTGGACTTAAAGGTCAATCAAGAAAAAGTCGATCAAGACCGCGATCAGAAATCCTGTTTTGTTCTTGGGACCTCAATTCCAAGATTCCAGTTGAGCGACGAAGATGTATTTTGGGGATATAAAGGCCAGTCTAAGGTCGAGAATGGCTTCCGATTTATCAAAGACCCTTTATTTTTTGCATCGTCGCTGTTTGTCAAAAAGCCATCTCGTGTCGAAGGAATGTTG
This window contains:
- a CDS encoding IS1634 family transposase — encoded protein: METVKVERIDHLGIVAGVIKDLKIIEMIDSRIPKDEKENISAGEAIAGMVLNGLGFSNRPLSLTPQFFENKPLDVLFRPGVQASDFNHYKLGRSLDDAVDYSSELLFTEIASSTCRSESIHLLFNHLDTSSFSLTGEYLPDSDEHAIKITHGYSKDHRPDLKQAVLELMVSQDGGIPILCKCWDGNASDNTVFKERSSELVRQFKASDTPRYLIMDSKGYTESNASNLKDIPFITRIPGTLFIVKTVIEQALKWDLWAEINDDYQYQTLELGHYGIDQRWLIIRSKGALERAVKSVERTISKEKERAEKQLFHLQAQRFDSEAEAMTVLQELGDKWKYHLVDTIEFKQHIKYAVKGRPTPDTPIKSIKLQINVDLKVNQEKVDQDRDQKSCFVLGTSIPRFQLSDEDVFWGYKGQSKVENGFRFIKDPLFFASSLFVKKPSRVEGMLMVMTLSLLIYSIAQRRMRNELKRLETTLPNQIGKPVQNPTLRWIFQQMEGIDCVNIFHKEGEVHCLISGLNDIRRKILTLFGQTVSEIYQISFE